From a single Vampirovibrio chlorellavorus genomic region:
- the rpoD gene encoding RNA polymerase sigma factor RpoD, whose translation MTKRRSSKKSEDSLLAMINKSERGRDERSGVDEILSVDDGDSDQIGSLFNDAASSSSVALLTNDDEQEEVTYNVETRGLTLDDPVRMYLREIGRIPLLTGDEEIELARQIVAGGESGARAKQKLVQANLRLVVSIAKKYVGRGMLFLDLIQEGNLGLIRAAEKFDHERGYKFSTYATWWIRQAITRAIADQARTIRIPVHMVETINKLKKITRKLAQELSRKPTEEELAAAMMITVPKLRDIIKVAQEPLSLETPIGKEEDSRLGDFIEDREAKAPATTVAHELLREDLTEVLSSLSPRERDVLRLRFGLDDGRQRTLEEVGQLFGVTRERIRQIEAKALRKLRHPNRSRRLKEYIE comes from the coding sequence ATGACCAAACGTAGATCCTCAAAAAAAAGCGAAGACTCCTTGTTGGCCATGATCAACAAGAGCGAACGCGGACGTGATGAGCGCAGCGGCGTCGATGAAATCTTGTCCGTTGATGATGGGGATTCCGATCAGATTGGTTCTCTTTTTAACGATGCGGCCAGTAGCAGCAGTGTGGCCCTGCTGACCAACGATGACGAGCAGGAAGAAGTAACGTATAACGTGGAAACCCGGGGCCTGACCCTGGATGACCCGGTGCGTATGTACTTACGGGAAATTGGCCGTATTCCACTGTTGACCGGTGACGAAGAAATTGAGCTGGCCCGTCAAATCGTGGCTGGCGGCGAGTCCGGCGCCCGGGCCAAACAAAAGCTGGTGCAAGCTAACCTGCGTTTGGTGGTCAGTATCGCTAAAAAATATGTAGGCCGTGGCATGTTGTTCCTGGATCTCATTCAGGAAGGGAACCTGGGCTTGATTCGGGCCGCTGAAAAGTTCGATCACGAACGGGGTTACAAATTCTCTACTTATGCCACCTGGTGGATCCGTCAGGCCATCACCCGAGCCATCGCCGATCAGGCCCGCACCATCCGTATCCCGGTCCACATGGTGGAAACCATCAACAAACTAAAAAAGATCACCCGCAAGCTGGCCCAGGAACTCAGCCGCAAACCCACGGAAGAAGAGCTAGCCGCCGCCATGATGATCACCGTGCCCAAGCTGCGCGACATCATCAAAGTGGCTCAGGAGCCCCTGTCGCTGGAAACCCCTATCGGGAAGGAAGAAGACTCCCGTTTGGGCGATTTCATTGAAGACCGGGAAGCCAAAGCCCCAGCCACCACCGTGGCCCACGAACTCCTGCGGGAAGATCTCACCGAAGTCCTCAGCAGTCTGTCCCCTCGGGAGCGGGATGTGTTGCGTCTGCGCTTTGGTCTGGATGATGGCCGTCAACGCACCCTGGAAGAGGTGGGTCAGCTGTTCGGGGTAACCCGGGAGCGCATCCGGCAGATTGAAGCCAAGGCCCTGCGCAAGTTGCGTCACCCCAACCGCAGCCGTCGCCTGAAAGAATATATTGAATAG
- the dnaG gene encoding DNA primase, with product MSRLSFAEAAERVKGGLDIVDVIQRHVVLKKTGRSYTGKCPFHNDKSPSMNVSREKGIFKCFACGVGGDSLTFLMKIENKTFGELIRDLAQEQGIDIQYEGQQAETVQIQRDARQKILALNESASQWFALQLQTAAAQEVRQYLSKRYTDSQQCQQAIQTFHLGYALPGWENLTPYLKSQFDFAQANPDLLNTAGLASTRDHGQGQYDRFRHRLIIPIHDEKGQVVAFGGRALSDEDKPKYLNSPETLLYKKSQILYGFHQAKDSIRQNRTAIIMEGYFDVITAHLHGITEAVGSCGTAMTDSHLKLLTRFGAQTVYLAFDSDEAGLKAALSAIQLIEPYAESGDLQIKVLIVPDGKDPDDFIRQHGGDGFRALIEEAQHFLTFKLGMAIRGIDCHSPEGRIQAANRLTPLLAAIQRPTMRAEYLKLFAEQIGLDEESLALEVKRYESARNPQANRNFAGFQKSDRKKAISKGGSTSFRRSEVAPTENVTVLRAQLSSRQVAVEKNLLKLALYSTESFSTMMRLLHAQAALTFDDPVHQEILTGLQNLDIAQFETKTDPSDNGFVGTLIDRMNHLYFDKPDVIHTFAELTFTAESFCESLGLGDIKGSLFKDKVTNLAQEQLALLANCQRLRHLQALKADALRNDGNQVELTYQFQDRLLANTGPPGNQTPG from the coding sequence ATGAGCCGCCTTTCCTTTGCGGAAGCCGCCGAGCGGGTCAAGGGCGGGCTGGACATTGTGGATGTCATCCAACGCCACGTGGTGCTGAAAAAAACCGGCCGCAGCTACACCGGGAAATGCCCCTTTCACAACGACAAAAGCCCCTCCATGAACGTCAGCCGGGAAAAAGGCATTTTTAAGTGCTTTGCCTGCGGGGTGGGCGGCGACTCCCTCACCTTTTTAATGAAAATTGAAAACAAGACCTTCGGGGAACTCATCCGGGATTTGGCCCAGGAGCAGGGCATTGACATTCAGTACGAAGGCCAGCAGGCCGAAACCGTGCAAATCCAGCGGGACGCCCGGCAAAAAATTCTGGCCCTGAACGAATCGGCCAGTCAGTGGTTTGCCCTGCAACTGCAAACCGCTGCCGCCCAGGAGGTACGCCAGTACCTGAGCAAGCGCTATACGGACAGCCAACAGTGTCAGCAAGCCATTCAGACGTTTCATCTGGGCTATGCCCTGCCGGGTTGGGAAAACCTGACCCCTTACCTCAAAAGCCAGTTTGATTTCGCGCAAGCCAACCCGGATCTGTTGAATACCGCCGGTCTGGCCAGTACCCGTGATCACGGACAAGGCCAGTACGACCGGTTCCGCCATCGCCTCATCATCCCCATTCACGATGAAAAAGGGCAGGTGGTGGCCTTTGGGGGCCGAGCCCTCAGCGATGAGGACAAGCCCAAGTATCTGAACTCCCCCGAAACGCTGCTATACAAAAAAAGCCAGATCCTCTACGGCTTCCATCAGGCCAAAGATAGCATCCGGCAAAATCGAACAGCCATCATCATGGAAGGCTACTTCGATGTGATTACCGCCCACCTGCACGGCATCACGGAAGCGGTGGGTTCCTGTGGTACGGCCATGACCGATAGCCATCTTAAATTATTGACCCGTTTCGGGGCCCAAACGGTTTATCTGGCCTTCGACTCGGATGAGGCGGGCCTGAAAGCCGCGCTAAGCGCCATTCAGCTCATTGAACCCTACGCCGAAAGCGGGGATTTACAAATCAAGGTGCTGATTGTCCCCGACGGCAAGGACCCGGATGACTTTATCCGGCAGCACGGCGGGGATGGCTTCCGGGCCCTGATTGAGGAGGCCCAGCATTTTTTAACCTTCAAGCTGGGCATGGCCATTCGGGGCATCGATTGCCACAGCCCGGAAGGGCGCATTCAGGCCGCCAATCGCCTGACCCCGCTTTTGGCAGCCATTCAGCGACCCACCATGCGGGCGGAATACCTGAAGCTGTTTGCCGAGCAAATCGGGCTGGATGAAGAGTCCCTGGCCCTGGAAGTAAAACGCTACGAGTCGGCCCGAAATCCGCAGGCCAACCGAAACTTTGCGGGTTTTCAAAAATCCGATCGAAAAAAAGCAATTTCCAAAGGGGGTTCGACTTCATTCAGGAGAAGCGAGGTTGCTCCCACCGAAAACGTCACCGTCCTTCGTGCCCAACTGTCCTCCCGGCAAGTCGCCGTGGAAAAAAACCTGCTCAAACTTGCCCTTTACTCGACTGAAAGTTTCTCCACCATGATGCGTCTCCTCCATGCGCAAGCGGCTTTGACTTTTGATGACCCCGTTCATCAGGAGATTTTGACCGGCTTGCAAAACCTGGATATCGCCCAGTTTGAAACAAAGACTGATCCATCGGATAATGGATTCGTGGGAACTTTGATCGACAGAATGAATCACTTATATTTTGACAAACCGGACGTGATTCATACATTCGCCGAACTGACCTTTACGGCAGAGTCTTTTTGCGAGTCTCTCGGCTTGGGTGACATCAAGGGTTCATTATTTAAGGACAAAGTGACGAATCTGGCGCAAGAACAGCTCGCCTTGCTTGCTAACTGTCAACGACTCAGGCATCTTCAAGCCCTGAAAGCAGACGCTTTACGCAACGACGGCAACCAGGTGGAGCTCACCTACCAGTTTCAGGACCGGCTGCTGGCCAATACAGGGCCTCCGGGGAATCAAACACCCGGCTAG
- a CDS encoding deoxyguanosinetriphosphate triphosphohydrolase, which yields MEIRESTEALEAQWLHPLAARSAATLGRLKTENACQIRTDFQRDRDRILHSKAFRRLKHKTQMFIAPMGDHYRTRLTHTLEVAQVSRTIARALRLNEDLTESIALAHDLGHPPFGHTGEHVLNELSPLGYHHQEQGLRIVTLLEPLNLTREVLDGMEGLTAEKPSFLTLEAQIVDIADRMAYLHHDVEDARRAGIMQDSDLPNDIRAALGANRLERLDCMVTDMVSTSAHNLNEGKPTIALSTETWEAMMALRQWMFDNIYLAPQRMEQTENVRRMLLALYEFYSKRPETLSPNLPVSDPLERRILDYISGMTDRFAIEAYKNYLLPQAYRAFSVNMFSGELTQ from the coding sequence TTGGAGATTCGGGAATCCACGGAAGCGCTGGAAGCCCAGTGGCTTCATCCGCTGGCGGCCCGTAGCGCGGCCACCCTGGGACGATTAAAAACTGAAAACGCCTGCCAAATCCGTACGGACTTCCAGCGAGATCGGGATCGCATCCTGCACTCCAAAGCCTTCCGACGGCTCAAGCACAAAACGCAAATGTTCATTGCCCCCATGGGCGATCATTACCGCACCCGCCTGACCCACACGCTGGAAGTGGCCCAGGTTTCCCGCACCATCGCCCGAGCTTTACGTCTGAACGAAGATTTAACCGAAAGTATTGCCCTCGCCCATGATCTGGGCCATCCGCCCTTTGGGCACACCGGCGAACACGTTCTCAACGAGCTGTCTCCACTGGGCTATCATCATCAGGAACAAGGCTTACGCATCGTTACCCTGCTGGAACCCCTGAACCTGACCCGGGAGGTGCTGGATGGCATGGAAGGACTGACCGCCGAAAAGCCCTCTTTCCTGACACTGGAAGCCCAGATTGTAGACATCGCCGACCGCATGGCCTATCTGCACCACGATGTGGAGGATGCCCGTCGGGCGGGCATTATGCAGGACAGCGATCTCCCGAATGACATTCGGGCTGCGTTAGGGGCCAATCGGCTGGAACGACTGGACTGCATGGTGACTGATATGGTCAGCACCAGCGCCCACAATTTAAACGAAGGCAAGCCCACCATCGCCCTGTCCACTGAAACCTGGGAAGCCATGATGGCCCTGCGCCAGTGGATGTTCGACAACATTTATCTGGCCCCCCAACGCATGGAACAAACCGAGAACGTGCGCCGCATGTTATTGGCCCTGTACGAGTTTTACAGCAAGCGCCCGGAAACCCTCAGCCCCAACCTGCCGGTCAGCGATCCCCTGGAGCGGCGCATTCTGGATTACATCTCCGGCATGACCGACCGGTTCGCCATTGAGGCCTACAAAAACTACCTGCTCCCGCAAGCCTACCGGGCCTTTAGCGTCAATATGTTTTCCGGGGAATTGACCCAATGA
- a CDS encoding N-acetylmannosamine-6-phosphate 2-epimerase, with the protein MASSLEALRGGVVVSVQAAQGEPLDRPEILCALAESALRGGACAVRMAQPDNMRYFKRQHPQVPVIGITKPHQIPENAHEMVYITPGLVDVQSIAGCCDIVALDATRRPRPSGETLAEIVAQARAAYPDLLLMADVATLEEGLNAQALGFDVIGTTLSGYTTGTLARKDQGPDFELLQRLLAAVEIPVIMEGRLWEPAEVAKAFSLGAFAVVIGSAVTRPHEITRRFVEAAASGLS; encoded by the coding sequence ATGGCGAGCAGTCTGGAAGCCTTGCGGGGTGGGGTGGTGGTCTCGGTGCAGGCCGCTCAGGGGGAGCCGCTGGATCGCCCCGAGATCTTGTGCGCTCTGGCCGAATCCGCTTTACGTGGCGGCGCCTGCGCCGTGCGGATGGCCCAGCCGGATAATATGCGCTATTTCAAACGTCAGCATCCACAAGTGCCGGTCATTGGGATTACCAAGCCACATCAAATTCCTGAAAATGCGCACGAAATGGTGTATATCACCCCGGGATTGGTCGATGTGCAGAGTATTGCTGGCTGCTGCGATATTGTGGCCCTGGATGCCACCCGGCGGCCTCGACCCTCTGGGGAAACCCTGGCCGAGATTGTCGCTCAGGCCCGTGCCGCTTACCCGGATTTGTTGCTGATGGCCGATGTGGCAACGCTGGAAGAGGGCTTGAACGCGCAGGCACTGGGCTTTGATGTGATCGGTACCACTTTGTCCGGCTATACCACCGGCACGTTGGCCCGCAAGGATCAGGGTCCGGATTTTGAGTTGCTCCAACGTTTGCTGGCCGCCGTGGAGATTCCGGTGATTATGGAAGGCCGTTTGTGGGAGCCTGCTGAAGTGGCCAAGGCCTTTTCGTTGGGTGCTTTTGCCGTGGTCATAGGCTCGGCGGTGACCCGCCCGCATGAGATTACCCGGCGTTTCGTGGAGGCCGCAGCATCGGGGTTGTCATAA
- the metK gene encoding methionine adenosyltransferase: MSTSRYLFTSESVTEGHPDKICDQISDSILDAFLTQDPKARVAAETSVTTGLVLVSGEITANCYVDIASVVRKTVQDIGYVGESSGGFDGKTCAVLLSIDEQSVDIAGGVDQAHEVRGKLSDDEIDKIGAGDQGIMFGFACNETKELMPLPIQVAHALARQLTTVRKNGTLPYLRPDGKSQVTVEYVNDKPHRIDTVVISTQHDPAIDGEADNAKIQQRIDADLRKFVIDEVFKHFDVKPDAQTKYFINPSGRFVIGGPQGDAGLTGRKIIVDTYGGYARHGGGAFSGKDPTKVDRSAAYAARYVAKNMVAAGLAEKCEIQIGYAIGVARPMSINVNTWGTGKLSDSELAALVEQHFDLRPAAIIQNFDLQGLPAKHDGRFYHNVAAYGHLGRPDLDLPWERLDKVDALRQATASRLSEKPVAAAV, encoded by the coding sequence ATGTCCACTTCTCGCTACCTATTTACCTCCGAGTCCGTGACCGAAGGGCATCCCGATAAAATTTGCGATCAGATCTCCGATTCCATTCTGGACGCTTTTTTAACCCAGGACCCCAAGGCCCGTGTTGCCGCTGAAACGTCGGTCACTACGGGTTTGGTGCTGGTCAGCGGGGAGATTACGGCGAATTGTTATGTGGATATCGCTTCCGTGGTGCGTAAAACCGTTCAGGATATTGGCTACGTGGGCGAATCCTCCGGTGGCTTTGATGGCAAGACCTGCGCCGTGTTGCTGAGCATTGATGAGCAGTCTGTAGATATCGCTGGTGGTGTGGATCAGGCTCACGAAGTGCGGGGTAAGCTCTCCGATGATGAGATTGACAAGATTGGTGCCGGTGATCAGGGCATTATGTTTGGCTTTGCCTGCAACGAAACCAAGGAGTTGATGCCGCTGCCCATTCAGGTGGCTCACGCTCTGGCCCGTCAGTTGACTACCGTGCGTAAAAACGGGACTTTGCCCTACCTGCGCCCCGATGGCAAATCTCAGGTGACGGTGGAGTACGTCAACGACAAACCGCATCGCATTGATACCGTGGTCATTAGCACCCAGCACGACCCGGCCATTGACGGGGAAGCCGATAACGCCAAAATTCAGCAGCGTATTGACGCCGACTTGCGCAAATTCGTGATTGATGAAGTGTTCAAACACTTTGATGTGAAGCCGGACGCCCAGACCAAGTACTTCATCAACCCAAGTGGCCGCTTTGTCATTGGGGGCCCTCAGGGCGATGCGGGCCTGACGGGTCGTAAGATCATTGTGGATACCTACGGCGGCTACGCCCGTCACGGTGGTGGCGCTTTCTCCGGTAAAGATCCCACCAAAGTGGATCGCTCCGCTGCATACGCCGCTCGCTACGTGGCCAAAAATATGGTGGCCGCTGGTTTGGCTGAAAAATGCGAAATCCAGATTGGCTACGCCATTGGGGTGGCCCGTCCCATGTCCATTAACGTGAACACCTGGGGCACCGGTAAGCTGAGCGACAGCGAGCTGGCCGCGCTGGTGGAGCAACACTTCGATCTACGCCCGGCTGCCATCATCCAGAACTTTGATCTGCAAGGGTTGCCCGCCAAGCACGATGGCCGCTTCTACCACAACGTGGCTGCCTACGGGCACCTGGGCCGTCCGGATCTGGATTTGCCCTGGGAGCGTCTGGACAAAGTGGATGCCCTGCGTCAGGCTACCGCTTCCCGGTTGTCTGAAAAGCCTGTGGCTGCTGCTGTTTAG
- the hemA gene encoding glutamyl-tRNA reductase: MHILVSGVRHRTAPIEVREKFALLEGEVSAALKVLRACAGIEECAILTTCNRTEIYAVVRDTELGLQSVQQFYKIFKGLDIVPYRQYTFNLLHEDAVSHLFRVASGLDSLIIGEGQIMGQIKETLALAQREKTVGLLLDKLFKAALSVGKRVRTETGLSDKDVSVSLAAFHFAKQQDAQLMDRRIALIGGGKMAEIVMSLFKQGMSPEQQANVVVLNRSQARLDELCERYGYRGYTWDQLDTVLEHAEVLFVATGAPHVVLGKADFEGRGSKLVIDIAVPRNVDARVAELSDIQLFNTDDLAGVNGFSGEAQRQIKQQAQSILEEECIAFQQWRMSLSVVPTLTRLREKVESIRQAELAANPALGKQYELIDVVSKNLIRKILHDPTVRLKSSRNLAEIYQQASVLSHLFDIDLSTDVDNATAEPAPLWDNTASA, translated from the coding sequence ATGCACATACTGGTTAGCGGCGTCAGACATCGTACAGCCCCTATTGAGGTGCGGGAAAAGTTTGCCTTGCTGGAGGGCGAGGTCTCTGCCGCGTTGAAAGTGCTGAGGGCCTGTGCCGGGATTGAGGAATGCGCCATTCTGACCACCTGCAACCGTACCGAAATTTACGCGGTGGTGCGGGATACGGAGTTGGGCTTGCAGTCTGTGCAGCAGTTTTACAAGATTTTCAAGGGACTGGATATCGTTCCTTATCGTCAGTACACTTTTAACTTGCTCCATGAAGACGCCGTGTCTCACCTGTTCCGGGTGGCGTCCGGGCTGGATAGCCTGATTATCGGCGAAGGACAGATTATGGGGCAGATCAAGGAAACCCTGGCTCTGGCCCAGCGGGAAAAAACAGTGGGCCTGTTGTTGGACAAGCTCTTTAAAGCCGCTCTCAGTGTGGGTAAGCGGGTGCGCACGGAGACGGGTCTGTCTGACAAGGATGTCAGCGTCTCTCTGGCCGCCTTTCACTTTGCCAAGCAGCAGGACGCCCAGCTGATGGATCGTCGCATCGCTCTAATCGGCGGCGGCAAGATGGCTGAAATTGTTATGTCTCTGTTCAAACAGGGCATGAGTCCTGAGCAGCAGGCCAATGTGGTGGTTCTCAATCGCAGTCAGGCCCGCCTGGATGAGCTGTGTGAGCGCTATGGTTACCGGGGGTACACCTGGGATCAGCTTGACACGGTTCTGGAACACGCGGAAGTGTTGTTTGTGGCTACCGGCGCCCCCCATGTGGTTTTGGGGAAAGCGGACTTTGAAGGTCGTGGCTCCAAATTGGTTATCGATATTGCGGTGCCCCGGAACGTCGATGCCCGAGTGGCTGAACTGAGTGATATTCAGCTGTTTAACACGGATGATTTAGCGGGTGTGAACGGGTTTTCTGGCGAGGCTCAGCGCCAAATCAAGCAGCAGGCTCAGTCCATTTTGGAAGAAGAGTGTATTGCCTTCCAGCAGTGGCGCATGTCGCTATCGGTGGTGCCCACCCTCACCCGCCTGCGGGAGAAGGTGGAGAGCATTCGTCAGGCCGAATTGGCGGCTAATCCTGCTTTGGGCAAGCAGTATGAACTGATTGACGTGGTGTCCAAGAACCTCATTCGCAAGATTCTGCACGATCCCACCGTGCGGCTGAAGAGTTCTCGCAATCTGGCGGAAATCTACCAGCAGGCCTCGGTGTTGAGTCACCTCTTTGATATTGATTTGAGTACCGATGTCGATAACGCCACGGCGGAGCCCGCGCCTTTGTGGGACAATACGGCATCGGCCTAA
- the hemC gene encoding hydroxymethylbilane synthase: MMTEQLVRLGSRESSLALAQTHQVAEALRQQWPALQVEIHTFKTQGDIILDTALSKAGDKGLFVKELEVALLERQIDVAVHSMKDMPGAFPDGLALVSFGEREDARDVLVSKNSVPFEALPAGAVVGTSSLRREAQLRRLRPDLTYQVIRGNLQTRYRKLEEGPYEAIVLAAAGIRRLGWQDRITQAFDAWEQSIPAVAQGILGLEFRVEDGRIRNLIQPLLRPAVEVARLAERAVLTTLAGGCQLPLGAYCRPCEYGYEMKGVVLSVDGTEAVYAYTTFEAPDAVAAGQRLAQDLLQQGGKAILDVIRPA; this comes from the coding sequence ATGATGACTGAACAATTGGTGCGGCTGGGCAGCCGGGAGAGTTCTTTGGCTCTGGCGCAAACCCATCAGGTGGCCGAGGCCCTGCGTCAGCAGTGGCCAGCGCTGCAAGTGGAAATTCACACCTTCAAGACCCAGGGGGATATCATCCTGGATACCGCTTTGTCCAAGGCGGGAGACAAGGGTCTGTTTGTCAAGGAGCTGGAAGTAGCCTTGCTAGAGCGGCAGATTGACGTGGCCGTGCATAGCATGAAGGATATGCCGGGAGCGTTTCCCGATGGTTTGGCTTTGGTTTCCTTTGGGGAGCGGGAAGACGCCCGGGATGTTTTAGTGAGCAAAAATTCGGTGCCCTTTGAGGCGCTGCCTGCCGGGGCCGTGGTGGGGACTTCGTCCCTGCGGCGAGAAGCCCAACTGCGTCGGCTGCGGCCTGATTTGACCTATCAGGTGATTCGAGGGAACCTGCAAACCCGTTACCGCAAGCTGGAAGAAGGCCCTTATGAGGCCATTGTGTTGGCGGCCGCCGGAATTCGGCGACTGGGCTGGCAGGATCGCATTACTCAAGCCTTTGATGCTTGGGAACAGAGCATTCCCGCAGTGGCTCAAGGCATTCTGGGGTTGGAGTTCCGGGTAGAGGATGGTCGGATTCGCAACCTGATTCAGCCTTTGCTACGTCCTGCCGTGGAAGTGGCCCGACTGGCCGAGCGCGCTGTGTTAACCACCTTGGCGGGGGGCTGCCAATTGCCGCTCGGTGCCTACTGTCGCCCCTGTGAGTATGGGTATGAGATGAAGGGCGTGGTCTTATCGGTGGATGGCACCGAAGCTGTTTACGCTTACACGACATTTGAAGCGCCGGATGCGGTGGCTGCCGGGCAACGTCTGGCTCAAGATCTATTACAACAAGGCGGCAAAGCCATTTTGGATGTCATTCGGCCCGCCTGA
- the dtd gene encoding D-aminoacyl-tRNA deacylase → MKCVIQRVSRASVTVDQSTVGQIDRGLLVLFGVEKDDDARQLDYHVGKLLKLRIFPDEQGKMNRSVQDIQGGILVVSQFTLAGDCRKGNRPGFDNAKAPQEAEQLYLQLVEKLRETSDLIIETGVFGADMQVSLINDGPVTFILEN, encoded by the coding sequence GTGAAATGTGTGATTCAACGGGTCTCCCGAGCCAGCGTAACAGTCGATCAAAGCACCGTGGGCCAGATCGATCGCGGGTTGCTGGTGCTGTTTGGCGTGGAAAAAGACGATGACGCCCGCCAGCTGGATTACCACGTGGGCAAACTGCTCAAGCTGCGCATTTTTCCCGATGAACAAGGCAAAATGAATCGCTCGGTGCAGGACATTCAGGGCGGCATTCTGGTGGTGTCCCAATTCACCCTGGCCGGCGACTGCCGCAAGGGCAATCGTCCCGGTTTTGACAACGCCAAAGCCCCTCAGGAGGCCGAGCAACTGTACTTGCAACTGGTGGAAAAGCTGCGCGAAACCAGCGATTTAATCATAGAAACCGGGGTCTTTGGCGCTGATATGCAAGTCTCACTGATCAACGATGGCCCGGTGACCTTCATTCTGGAGAATTAA
- the dut gene encoding dUTP diphosphatase, with product MQTIPQPIQVAIHRLAHAPKHLPAYATPGSAGMDVQAAIGVPLTLQPLERTLVPTGFIMMLPEGYECQVRARSGLAIKHGICLANGVGTIDSDYRHEVKVALINLSSEAFTIQPGDRIAQLVIAPVTQVRWTEAEDVVLVEGRQGGFGSTGIAAPEPA from the coding sequence ATGCAAACCATCCCCCAACCCATTCAGGTGGCCATTCATCGGCTGGCCCACGCCCCCAAGCATTTGCCCGCCTACGCCACGCCGGGTTCCGCTGGCATGGACGTGCAGGCCGCCATTGGGGTACCCTTGACACTGCAACCACTGGAACGGACCCTGGTGCCCACGGGCTTTATCATGATGCTGCCGGAAGGCTACGAGTGCCAGGTACGGGCCCGCAGCGGGCTGGCCATCAAGCACGGCATTTGTCTGGCCAACGGCGTGGGAACCATTGATAGCGACTACCGGCACGAAGTCAAAGTGGCCCTCATCAACCTATCCAGTGAGGCGTTCACCATCCAGCCCGGCGATCGCATCGCCCAGTTGGTCATTGCCCCGGTCACCCAGGTACGGTGGACTGAAGCCGAGGACGTGGTGCTGGTGGAGGGACGTCAGGGTGGCTTTGGTTCCACCGGCATTGCCGCCCCGGAACCAGCCTAG
- the tpiA gene encoding triose-phosphate isomerase gives MATPRRPIIAGNWKMFKTTHEASAFMDALWQKVQSLKGIELPEIVVCPPFTALSTVKQQVEALSAPFIVAAQTMESRDSGAYTGEISPLMLTDIGVRWVVLGHSERRQYFNETDETVTAKTLAALKYGLTPIVCVGEELQERENGLTDAVIEQQIRAVCSQLQASDLPKIVIAYEPVWAIGTGKVCEAAEANRVCALIRHFVSEYGPADQTRILYGGSVKADNTQALMSQSDIDGGLVGGASLEADSFFAIIQHASPVTA, from the coding sequence ATGGCTACCCCTCGCCGCCCCATTATTGCCGGCAACTGGAAAATGTTTAAAACCACGCACGAGGCCAGTGCCTTTATGGATGCCCTTTGGCAAAAAGTACAATCGCTGAAAGGGATTGAGCTGCCGGAAATTGTGGTCTGCCCGCCATTCACTGCTCTCAGCACCGTAAAGCAACAGGTGGAAGCGCTGAGCGCCCCCTTTATCGTGGCCGCTCAAACCATGGAAAGCCGGGATAGCGGCGCATACACCGGCGAAATCTCCCCTCTGATGCTCACCGACATCGGCGTGCGCTGGGTGGTTCTGGGTCACAGCGAGCGCCGTCAATATTTCAACGAAACCGATGAAACCGTCACCGCCAAGACCTTGGCCGCCCTCAAGTACGGTCTGACCCCCATTGTTTGTGTAGGAGAAGAGCTGCAAGAGCGGGAAAACGGCTTAACCGATGCGGTCATCGAGCAGCAGATTCGGGCCGTGTGCAGCCAACTGCAAGCCAGCGACTTGCCCAAGATCGTGATTGCCTATGAGCCGGTTTGGGCCATCGGTACCGGTAAAGTCTGCGAAGCCGCGGAAGCCAACCGGGTTTGCGCCCTGATTCGGCACTTTGTGAGCGAATACGGCCCGGCGGATCAAACCCGCATTCTCTACGGCGGCAGCGTAAAGGCCGATAACACCCAAGCCCTGATGAGCCAAAGCGACATTGATGGCGGATTGGTGGGTGGGGCCAGCCTGGAGGCGGACAGCTTCTTCGCCATCATCCAGCACGCCAGCCCTGTCACCGCCTAG